The Limnospira fusiformis SAG 85.79 genomic interval GAAAATGGGTCTGTATTTCCTGAATTTTATCTTTCATTGCCGTTAAGTCGCACTCTGCTGGTAATAGCCAAATTAAATAATGGCATTCTCCTAAACTGTTTTGAATGTCCTTTATCAGCAGTGACTTATGTTCATCATTTAACCGGGGATAATTTCGCAGGTCTTCCGGTTTTTCATTATCAATCAGTATCAGTAAATTTTCCCAATCTTTCACCGAAACTAACTGGGTTATTTCAAATAAATCGCCCCCTAACAGTTTATTCCCTGGGAAACTCAATTGATTATCTTTTTTCCAGGGTAGGGGTTTATTGGCGATTTCTGTATAACTCTTTTCGGCAATTTCATTAACTTTCTCTGGGGAATATTTCCCGTCAAGTTGACCCCACAATAACCAAGTTTGACCTAGGCTTGAGGGAGTGTTATTAATCCTTTCCTCAATGTATTTTTTCAGTTGACTTAAACTGGTTTTCTGATATTCGCTATCATAGGCATCAATGATTAAACTATAGCTATCCCCCAATTGCGATGCCACTAACACATATTCTATCCCCATTAGAGGTTGTTCCCCCTCCTGATAGTCTAACCGCACAATATCGCTTTCGGGGTTTTCGCTGTTAGCATATTTTTTCAGTTTTTGCTTATTTTCTGGCGTTAAGTCACTATATGGTTTTTGCAGGTCATGATGAAACCGCCGCCAAAAATAATAGCGATTAAACTTTATGCTTTTTGAGGTTTGTCCTAACCCTTCCCGTAAGTCATACAGAAACAGTTGCAGTGTGATTTCTTTTAGGGGATACATTCAGTTAACTTAGATAGATGGAGATGACTTAAATAGTTGGCTAAAAAACTCTTTTAGTTTGCCACCTCCCGAAGGATTTAGCGCATCTTTTGAGGCTTTTACCGGGTCGGGAGAATGACAAATTACCTCCACCGTATTGCTTAATTCTGTGCTATAATCATCACTCTCGAATATCGGTAGATAGCCTTTTTGGCGATCGCTTCCCTGCATTAGGCGATCGCACTCCTCCTCATATAATAGGGCTAAGTCTGTATCATTCATGGCGATCGCCTCTAATTGTTTGGTATGATTAGCCACATCGGAAATCGCCGCCAATTGATTATACACACTAATTGGCAACTTTTTGTTAAAACGGGCTAAAGCGTGAATAAATGCCGTTATGGTTATTTTCTGGTTGGGAGTCATAGCTAATTAATTTATGAGGGTGGAAGATGCCGTCAAAGATTCAGGCGACTTCGACGATTTCGAGCGATCGCCTACTCCTAAATTCTACCACAGTCTCGGTCATCTGTATACACCCATTTGATAATTAATTTATCCTGTCCGTGACCCCCCGTCACTCCTACCCAGGAGACTCAGTGACTCCCCCTTAGCTTAATAACCCGAAATCACCAAACTCCCCCAATGATAAACATCAGAAAACGGCATAACTTCCGGGTTTTCCTGTCTTTCAATCCGTCCTAAAGCCTTGGCTAAAATTCCCTGATTACTCTCACTCAAAGGATCTGATAAACAGGATTCATAAACCTTGGCAATTTCTGCCCAGGTCGCCTCACAGCGTAACCAATTTTTCGCTTTATGTAAAGCCACCGCCGCCGTTTCACCCCCTAGATATTCCTGATAAAACTTAATCGCCAATACCGCCGACGATTCATCATTCACCAGCCATAAATCTGATAATCATGATGCCAATCCGTGATGAAAGTTTCCAGTTGTTTCTGTTGCCAAGCCGATAAGGGTATAGCCGTCATGTCGTCTACCGTCAGGATAAAGGTTATCAAATAATCGTTGCCATAATACCAATAAATCATGGCGGTTTCCGGGTTAAGCAATGCGTGAATTTTTGCTTCTGTTAACCCTAGCTTTATGGTAATCCGGTTTATATTTTAGGGCTTGATCGTAGGAGGATATCGCTTGTTTATACTCTCCTAAATTATACAGCGCCACCCCTCGGTTATTCCAAGCTTTATGGTAATCTGGTTTATATTTTAGGGCTTGGTCGTAGGAGGATATCGCTTGTTTATACTCTCCTAAATTATACAGCGCCACCCCTCGGTTAAACCAAGCTTCATGTAAATCCGGTTTATATTTTAGGGCTTGGTCGTAGGAGGATATCGCTTGTTGATACTCTCCTAAATTATACATCGCCACCCCTCGGTTATTCCAAGCTTTATGGTAATCCGGTTTATATTTTAGGGCTTGGTCGTAGGAGGATATCGCTTGTTTATACTCTCCTAAATCCTTCAGCGTCACCCCTCGGTTATACCAAGCTTCATGTAAATCCGGTTTATATTTTAGGGCTTGGTCATAGGAGGATATCGCTTGTTTATATTCTCCTAAATAAGACAGCGCATTCCCTCGGTTATACCAAGCTACATGGTCATCCGGTTTATATTTTAGGGCTTGGTCATAGGAGGATATCGCTTGTTTATACTCTCCTAAATGATACAGCGCATTCCCTCGGTTATACCAAGCTTCATGGAAATCCGGTTTATATTTTAGGGCTTGGTCGTAGGAGGATATCGCTTGTTTATACTCTCCTAAATGATACAGCGCATTCCCTCGGTTATACCAAGCTTCATGGAAATCCGGTTTATATTTTAGGGCTTGGTCGTAGGAGGATATCGCTTGTTTATACTCTCCTAAATCCTTCAGCGTCACCCCTCGGTTAAACCAAGCTACATGGAAATCCGGTTTATATTTTAGGGCTTGGTCGTAGGAGGATATCGCTTGTTTATACTCTCCTAAATAAGACAGCGCATTCCCTCGGTTATACCAAGCTACATGGTCATCCGGTTTATATTTTAGGGCTTGGTCATAGGAGGATATCGCTTGTTTATACTCTCCTAAATGATACAGCGCATTCCCTCGGTTATACCAAGCTACATGGTCATCCGGTTTATATTTTAGGGCTTGGTCGTAGGAGGATATCGCTTGTTTATACTCTCCTAAATAAGACAGCGCATTCCCTCGGT includes:
- a CDS encoding CHAT domain-containing protein — its product is MNDESSAVLAIKFYQEYLGGETAAVALHKAKNWLRCEATWAEIAKVYESCLSDPLSESNQGILAKALGRIERQENPEVMPFSDVYHWGSLVISGY